From a region of the Rouxiella sp. S1S-2 genome:
- a CDS encoding amino acid permease: MAQQHTKNQQVAPTLRRELKARHLTMIAIGGSIGTGLFVASGATVSQAGPGGALLSYAIIGLMVYFLMTSLGELAAFMPVSGSFSTYGAKYVEEGFGFALGWNYWYNWAVTIAVELVASQLVMNYWFPHTPGWVWSALFLSVIFLLNYISVRGFGEAEYWFSLIKVLTVIIFIAVGIMMIFGIMKGGETAGWHNWTIGDAPFAGGFASMIGVAMIAGFSFQGTELIGVAAGESEDPGKNIPRAVRQVFWRILLFYVLAILVISLIIPYTDPSLLRNDVKDIGVSPFTLVFRNAGLLSAAAVMNAVILTAVLSAGNSGMYASTRMLYNLATEGKAPRIFAKLSKGGVPRNALYATTVIAALCFFSSMYGNQSVYMWLLNTSGMTGFIAWLGIAISHYRFRRGFVAQGRDLSILPYKAGLFPLGPIFAFVLCLIITLGQNYQAFLQDKIDWYGVTATYVGIPLFLVIWFGYKLTKGTRFVKYQDMEFPETDTH, from the coding sequence ATGGCTCAACAGCATACAAAAAATCAGCAGGTGGCTCCCACACTGCGTCGAGAGCTCAAGGCTCGTCACTTAACCATGATCGCCATCGGCGGTTCAATCGGTACCGGTTTATTCGTTGCTTCGGGTGCAACCGTATCGCAAGCCGGACCCGGTGGGGCGCTGCTCTCCTATGCAATAATCGGCCTGATGGTTTATTTCCTGATGACCAGCCTGGGTGAATTGGCCGCCTTTATGCCGGTCTCCGGCTCTTTCTCTACCTACGGTGCCAAATACGTCGAAGAAGGCTTCGGCTTCGCGCTCGGCTGGAACTACTGGTACAACTGGGCCGTCACCATTGCGGTAGAACTGGTGGCTTCGCAGTTGGTGATGAACTACTGGTTCCCGCATACGCCCGGCTGGGTATGGAGTGCGCTGTTTCTGAGCGTTATTTTCCTGCTTAACTACATTTCTGTGCGCGGTTTTGGCGAGGCGGAATATTGGTTCTCGTTGATTAAAGTGCTGACCGTGATTATTTTTATCGCCGTCGGCATAATGATGATTTTCGGCATTATGAAAGGCGGTGAAACGGCGGGTTGGCACAATTGGACGATTGGCGATGCGCCCTTTGCCGGTGGTTTTGCCTCGATGATAGGCGTGGCGATGATAGCCGGCTTCTCCTTCCAGGGCACTGAACTCATCGGCGTTGCGGCGGGGGAATCCGAAGATCCGGGGAAAAATATTCCACGCGCCGTGCGTCAGGTTTTTTGGCGTATTCTGCTGTTCTATGTGCTTGCCATTCTGGTGATCAGCCTGATCATCCCCTATACCGATCCAAGCCTGCTACGTAATGATGTAAAAGACATTGGCGTCAGTCCGTTTACCCTGGTGTTTCGCAATGCTGGCCTGCTTTCAGCGGCGGCGGTGATGAACGCCGTTATTCTGACGGCGGTGCTTTCTGCCGGTAACTCGGGCATGTATGCGTCAACGCGTATGCTTTACAACCTGGCGACGGAGGGCAAGGCCCCGCGTATTTTCGCCAAGCTGTCGAAAGGTGGCGTGCCGCGTAACGCGCTTTACGCCACCACGGTCATTGCCGCGCTGTGCTTCTTTAGCTCAATGTACGGCAATCAGTCGGTGTATATGTGGCTGCTCAATACTTCTGGCATGACCGGATTTATCGCCTGGCTCGGTATTGCTATCAGCCATTACCGTTTCCGTCGGGGCTTTGTGGCGCAGGGACGTGATCTTTCAATACTTCCTTATAAGGCGGGTTTATTCCCTCTCGGGCCGATTTTTGCCTTCGTACTGTGTTTGATTATCACCCTCGGCCAGAACTATCAGGCATTCCTGCAGGATAAAATTGACTGGTACGGCGTGACGGCAACGTATGTGGGTATCCCGCTGTTCCTGGTGATTTGGTTTGGCTACAAGTTGACCAAAGGCACTCGATTCGTTAAGTATCAGGATATGGAATTCCCTGAAACTGATACGCATTAA
- the yieE gene encoding DNA-binding transcriptional regulator YeiE: MHITLRQLEVFSEVLKSGSTTQASVILSLSQSAVSAALADIEGQLGVKLFDRVGKRLVINEHGRLLYPKALALLEQASEIERLFSHDSGSLKIGASSTIGNYMLPAMIAGYRLDFPETPLELNVGNTDDVINAVADFRVDLGLIEGPCRMPELITQSWLDDELVVFAAPDNPLAGKNLTLQMLAEAPWILRERGSGTREVLDHLLLSQLPDFHLVMELGNSEAIKHAVRHGIGISCLSRRVIAEQLSSGSLVEIKLPLPPLIRKLYLIHHRQKHISNALSRFLTYCKELA; this comes from the coding sequence ATGCATATTACACTGCGTCAACTTGAAGTTTTCTCCGAGGTGCTAAAAAGTGGCTCGACCACGCAGGCCTCCGTTATTCTGTCTTTGTCACAGTCGGCGGTCAGTGCGGCTTTGGCCGATATAGAAGGGCAGTTGGGGGTTAAACTGTTTGACCGGGTGGGTAAGCGTTTGGTTATCAATGAGCACGGACGTTTATTGTATCCCAAAGCGTTGGCGCTGCTTGAGCAGGCCAGCGAAATTGAGCGGTTGTTCAGCCACGACAGCGGTTCTCTCAAAATTGGTGCCAGCAGTACCATCGGCAACTATATGTTGCCTGCCATGATAGCCGGTTATCGGCTGGACTTTCCTGAAACCCCACTTGAGTTAAACGTCGGTAATACTGATGACGTCATTAACGCCGTGGCCGATTTCCGCGTTGACCTCGGCCTGATTGAAGGCCCGTGCCGAATGCCGGAGCTGATTACCCAGTCGTGGCTTGATGACGAATTAGTGGTGTTCGCCGCGCCGGATAATCCGCTGGCAGGAAAAAATCTGACCCTGCAAATGCTGGCAGAAGCACCGTGGATCCTACGCGAGCGCGGTTCCGGTACGCGGGAAGTATTGGACCACCTGCTTTTGTCGCAGCTGCCCGATTTTCATCTGGTGATGGAATTGGGTAACTCCGAGGCCATCAAGCACGCGGTGCGACATGGGATCGGCATCAGCTGCCTGTCGCGCAGAGTCATCGCCGAGCAGTTAAGCAGCGGTTCGCTGGTTGAAATCAAACTTCCTCTGCCGCCGCTCATCAGAAAACTTTATCTGATCCACCACCGGCAGAAGCACATTTCCAACGCCTTATCGCGCTTTTTAACCTATTGCAAAGAACTGGCATAA
- a CDS encoding YeiH family protein — protein sequence MSHTLPEQLKHSPARRTFWPSFSFGRVLPGLVLTVAITALALWLSHFQTLSSLGLSALTLAILIGMVVGNTFYPAARPLCAEGVNLAKQKLLRLGIILYGFKLTFIQIADVGASGIVIDALTLSSTFLLACWLGKRIFGLDSDTAMLIGAGSSICGAAAVMATEPVLKAEPEKVTVAVATVVIFGTLAIFIYPWLWQLNLHYHWLEITASHFGIYTGSTLHEVAQVVAAGHGVTPDAENAAVIAKMIRVMMLAPFLILLSLWKGRDRTSIRAGTTGKSLWSSITLPWFALWFIGVAAFNSFGLLPQSWVQFLLTLDTVFLAMAMAALGLTTHFSALRQAGIKPLMMAALLFVWLIVGGAGINLLVQHLL from the coding sequence ATGAGCCACACTCTTCCTGAGCAGTTAAAACATTCACCGGCCCGCAGGACTTTTTGGCCTTCATTCTCTTTTGGACGCGTTTTACCGGGTTTAGTTCTTACGGTGGCGATTACAGCCCTCGCTTTGTGGTTAAGCCACTTTCAAACACTGAGCTCTCTCGGTCTTAGCGCGCTGACGCTAGCTATTTTGATCGGCATGGTCGTGGGTAACACTTTTTACCCCGCTGCCCGTCCGCTGTGCGCCGAAGGTGTTAACCTGGCAAAGCAGAAACTGTTGCGACTCGGCATCATTCTTTACGGATTTAAACTGACTTTTATCCAAATAGCCGACGTGGGGGCATCCGGCATTGTCATTGATGCACTGACCCTGAGCAGCACTTTTTTGCTGGCCTGCTGGTTGGGAAAACGTATTTTCGGGCTAGACAGCGATACCGCGATGCTTATCGGCGCAGGCAGCAGTATTTGCGGCGCGGCGGCGGTGATGGCAACCGAACCGGTCCTCAAAGCTGAACCGGAGAAAGTGACCGTTGCCGTGGCTACCGTGGTCATTTTCGGCACGCTGGCCATTTTCATTTATCCATGGCTGTGGCAGTTAAATCTGCATTATCACTGGCTGGAAATAACCGCCTCCCACTTTGGCATATACACTGGCTCTACCCTTCACGAAGTCGCCCAAGTGGTTGCGGCAGGACATGGCGTGACGCCAGACGCCGAAAATGCCGCGGTGATTGCCAAAATGATCCGCGTCATGATGCTGGCCCCTTTCCTGATACTGCTGAGCCTGTGGAAAGGCCGTGACCGCACGTCAATACGGGCCGGTACAACGGGAAAAAGCCTGTGGTCAAGCATCACTTTGCCGTGGTTTGCGCTGTGGTTTATCGGCGTGGCGGCCTTTAACAGTTTCGGCCTGCTGCCGCAAAGCTGGGTGCAGTTTTTACTGACGCTGGACACCGTTTTTCTGGCGATGGCGATGGCGGCATTGGGCTTGACCACCCATTTCAGTGCGCTTCGTCAGGCGGGCATTAAACCTTTAATGATGGCGGCATTACTTTTTGTCTGGCTTATCGTCGGTGGCGCAGGAATTAATTTACTGGTGCAACACCTGCTGTAA
- the nfo gene encoding deoxyribonuclease IV: MKFVGAHVSAAGGVDQAVLRAHELEATAFALFTKNQRQWRAAPLAEDVIERFKAACQKYGYGSHQILPHDSYLINLGHPVIEALEKSREAFIDELQRCEQLGLSLLNFHPGSHLMQIDEDKCLATIAESINIALDKTAGVTAVIENTAGQGSNLGFRFEHLAKIIEGVEDKSRVGVCIDTCHAFAAGYDLRTREACEHTFKNFSDVVGFKYLRGMHLNDAKSEFNSRVDRHNSLGEGNIGKTAFSYIMADPRFDNIPMILETVNPDIWIDEIAWLKSQQKANDDEAAA; the protein is encoded by the coding sequence ATGAAATTTGTAGGGGCACACGTCAGTGCAGCAGGCGGAGTCGATCAGGCAGTCTTGCGAGCACATGAGCTGGAAGCGACTGCATTTGCGCTATTTACCAAGAACCAAAGACAATGGCGCGCGGCTCCCCTGGCAGAAGATGTTATTGAACGCTTTAAGGCCGCCTGTCAAAAATATGGCTACGGCAGCCATCAAATCCTGCCGCACGACAGCTATCTGATTAACCTGGGCCATCCGGTTATAGAAGCGCTCGAAAAATCCCGCGAGGCCTTTATCGACGAACTTCAGCGCTGCGAACAGTTGGGCCTGTCACTGCTGAACTTTCACCCCGGCAGCCATCTGATGCAGATTGACGAAGACAAATGTCTCGCCACCATCGCAGAATCAATCAATATCGCGCTTGATAAAACGGCCGGCGTCACTGCAGTGATTGAAAACACCGCCGGTCAGGGCAGTAATCTTGGCTTCCGCTTTGAACATCTGGCAAAAATCATTGAAGGCGTAGAAGACAAAAGCCGCGTCGGCGTGTGTATCGACACCTGTCACGCTTTCGCGGCAGGCTACGACCTGAGAACCCGCGAAGCCTGTGAACACACCTTCAAAAACTTCTCGGACGTCGTCGGATTCAAGTACCTGCGTGGTATGCATCTGAATGACGCCAAAAGCGAATTCAACAGCCGCGTTGACCGCCATAACAGTCTGGGCGAAGGCAATATTGGGAAAACGGCGTTCAGCTATATCATGGCCGATCCGCGTTTCGATAATATTCCGATGATCCTCGAAACCGTTAATCCGGATATCTGGATTGATGAAATTGCCTGGTTGAAATCACAGCAAAAAGCCAATGACGATGAAGCTGCGGCCTGA
- a CDS encoding ATP-binding protein produces MTHAQTSQHFSLSQSSTLHLLCGKIASGKSTLSATLGAQPGTVIISEDSWLAHLFADEMHSVTDYIRCSAKLRNAVKPHVIALLKAGISVVLDFPANTLANRHWMMSLVSESNADHQLHYLKVEDEVCKARLRARNEAGNHDFSATDEQFDLITRYFVEPTAEEGFTLVVHDAH; encoded by the coding sequence ATGACTCACGCCCAGACGTCTCAGCACTTTTCGCTTTCTCAATCCTCTACATTACATCTGCTGTGCGGGAAAATTGCCTCAGGTAAATCAACGCTTTCTGCCACGCTTGGGGCGCAACCCGGCACTGTGATTATCAGTGAAGACAGCTGGCTTGCGCATTTATTTGCCGATGAAATGCACTCTGTGACCGATTACATTCGCTGCTCGGCAAAGCTGAGAAATGCGGTAAAGCCTCACGTCATTGCGCTGCTGAAAGCGGGGATATCCGTGGTGCTGGATTTCCCAGCCAATACCTTGGCGAATCGCCACTGGATGATGAGTCTGGTGAGTGAGTCAAATGCCGATCATCAGTTGCACTATCTCAAGGTGGAGGATGAGGTGTGTAAAGCCCGTCTGCGGGCGCGAAATGAGGCCGGTAACCACGATTTTTCAGCTACCGATGAGCAGTTCGACCTCATAACGCGCTATTTCGTTGAACCAACGGCGGAAGAGGGATTCACCCTCGTTGTGCACGACGCACATTGA
- the fruA gene encoding PTS fructose transporter subunit IIBC, translating into MKTLLIVDKTVGQASAHLAKTMLAAAAEKAGHQVVTSAAEAELVLAIGDAVPADAQLSGKNVYLGQAADAVREPDVFIERAVAQAKPYQAPVQTSAAAPAAAGPKRIVAVTACPTGVAHTFMAAEAIESEAKKRGWWVKVETRGSVGAGNAITAEEVAAADLVIVAADIEVDLEKFAGKQMYRTSTGLALKKTKQELDKALVEAELYEPKKQGQSSSGKKKETGTGPYRHLLTGVSYMLPMVVAGGLCIALSFIFGIKAFEVKGTMAAALMQIGGASAFALMVPVLAGFIAFSIADRPGLTPGLIGGMLAVSTGAGFIGGIIAGFLAGYVAKFISTKLRLPQSMEALKPILIIPLIASLITGLVMIYVVGTPVAKIMLGLTAWLQSLGTANAVLLGAILGAMMCTDMGGPVNKAAYAFGVALLSSSVYAPMAAIMAAGMVPPLAMGLATLLARHKFEQGEREGGKAALVLGLCFISEGAIPFAARDPMRVLPCCIAGGALTGALSMAFGAKLMAPHGGLFVLLIPGAITPVLLYLVAIIAGTVLAGVSYAVLKRSDAALAAKVVANS; encoded by the coding sequence ATGAAAACGCTGCTGATAGTAGATAAGACGGTCGGACAGGCAAGTGCTCATCTGGCAAAAACGATGCTTGCTGCCGCCGCTGAAAAAGCCGGTCATCAGGTCGTCACGAGTGCCGCCGAGGCTGAGCTGGTATTAGCGATAGGTGATGCAGTGCCTGCGGATGCACAACTGTCGGGTAAAAATGTTTATCTGGGACAGGCGGCCGACGCCGTTCGCGAACCCGATGTTTTCATTGAGCGTGCGGTAGCCCAAGCCAAGCCTTATCAGGCACCGGTTCAGACCTCAGCAGCAGCTCCGGCAGCGGCGGGTCCAAAACGTATCGTCGCGGTTACTGCGTGCCCAACCGGCGTAGCACACACCTTTATGGCGGCAGAAGCCATTGAATCCGAAGCTAAAAAACGCGGCTGGTGGGTGAAGGTTGAAACGCGTGGCTCCGTAGGGGCGGGTAACGCCATTACTGCTGAAGAAGTAGCCGCCGCCGACCTGGTTATTGTCGCTGCCGATATTGAGGTGGATCTCGAGAAGTTTGCGGGTAAGCAGATGTACCGTACTTCTACCGGTCTGGCCTTGAAAAAGACCAAGCAGGAGCTCGATAAAGCACTGGTTGAAGCCGAACTGTACGAGCCTAAAAAGCAGGGGCAGAGCTCTTCAGGCAAGAAAAAGGAGACCGGCACCGGCCCTTATCGCCACCTGTTGACCGGCGTGTCTTACATGCTGCCAATGGTTGTGGCGGGGGGGTTATGTATCGCGCTGTCGTTTATTTTTGGTATCAAGGCCTTTGAAGTGAAAGGCACGATGGCTGCCGCGCTGATGCAGATTGGTGGCGCCTCAGCCTTTGCACTGATGGTTCCTGTACTGGCGGGCTTCATTGCCTTCTCTATCGCTGACCGCCCGGGTCTGACGCCTGGCTTAATCGGCGGTATGCTGGCGGTAAGCACCGGTGCAGGCTTCATTGGCGGTATCATTGCCGGTTTCCTGGCGGGTTACGTTGCCAAGTTTATCAGCACCAAACTGCGTTTACCGCAGAGTATGGAAGCGCTTAAGCCGATACTGATAATTCCGCTGATTGCCAGCTTGATAACGGGTTTGGTCATGATTTATGTGGTCGGTACGCCGGTTGCTAAAATCATGTTGGGCCTGACCGCCTGGCTGCAGTCTCTGGGCACGGCTAACGCGGTTCTGCTGGGCGCTATCCTTGGTGCGATGATGTGTACCGACATGGGCGGACCGGTTAACAAAGCGGCCTATGCGTTTGGTGTCGCGCTGTTGAGCTCTTCCGTTTACGCACCGATGGCCGCTATTATGGCCGCAGGTATGGTGCCGCCGCTGGCGATGGGTCTGGCAACGTTGCTGGCGCGTCACAAGTTCGAACAGGGTGAGCGAGAAGGGGGCAAAGCCGCGCTGGTTCTGGGACTGTGCTTTATCTCGGAAGGGGCGATCCCGTTCGCGGCCCGTGACCCGATGCGCGTTCTGCCGTGCTGTATAGCAGGGGGTGCCTTGACCGGTGCGTTATCAATGGCCTTTGGCGCAAAACTGATGGCTCCACACGGCGGGCTGTTTGTGCTGCTGATCCCAGGTGCCATTACGCCTGTGTTGCTGTATCTGGTGGCGATTATCGCCGGTACCGTGTTGGCCGGCGTGTCTTACGCGGTTCTTAAACGCTCTGATGCCGCGCTTGCTGCAAAAGTCGTTGCCAACAGCTAA
- the fruK gene encoding 1-phosphofructokinase, whose amino-acid sequence MSRRVATITLNPAYDLVGFCPEIEKGEVNLVQTAGLHAAGKGINVAKVLKDLGIDVTVGGFLGKENQDGFQHLFSSLGIANRFQVVEGRTRINVKLTEKDGEVSDFNFSGFEVTPQDWERFVNDSLSWLGQFDMVAVCGSLPAGVDPQAFTDWMTRLRSLCPCIIFDSSREALVAGLKAAPWLVKPNRRELEIWAGRKFNDLSDVVEAAHALRDQGIAHVVISLGAEGALWVNASGAWIAKPPACEVVSTVGAGDSMVGGLIYGLLMRESSEHTLRLATAVAALAVSQSNVGVTDRPQLAAMMARVDLKPFN is encoded by the coding sequence ATGAGCCGTCGAGTAGCAACAATTACGTTAAATCCTGCTTACGATCTGGTGGGATTTTGCCCTGAAATCGAAAAGGGTGAAGTTAACCTGGTTCAAACGGCCGGGCTGCACGCTGCCGGTAAAGGGATCAATGTTGCCAAAGTACTTAAAGATTTGGGCATCGATGTCACCGTAGGCGGTTTTTTGGGTAAAGAGAATCAGGACGGCTTTCAGCACCTGTTCAGCAGTCTGGGCATTGCTAACCGTTTTCAGGTGGTAGAAGGCCGTACTCGCATCAACGTTAAACTGACCGAAAAAGACGGTGAAGTCAGCGATTTCAACTTCTCTGGATTTGAAGTCACCCCGCAGGACTGGGAGCGTTTTGTTAATGATTCCCTGAGCTGGCTGGGACAGTTCGACATGGTAGCCGTGTGCGGCAGTCTGCCTGCGGGCGTGGACCCACAGGCGTTTACCGACTGGATGACTCGTCTGCGCAGCCTGTGCCCGTGCATTATTTTCGACAGCAGCCGTGAAGCGTTGGTTGCCGGACTGAAAGCCGCGCCTTGGTTGGTAAAACCAAATCGCCGTGAACTGGAGATTTGGGCTGGACGCAAGTTTAACGATTTAAGTGACGTTGTTGAGGCTGCTCATGCCCTTCGTGACCAGGGGATCGCCCACGTGGTTATCTCTCTGGGGGCTGAGGGTGCGCTGTGGGTTAACGCCTCCGGTGCCTGGATTGCCAAGCCCCCGGCCTGTGAAGTTGTCAGCACCGTGGGTGCGGGTGATTCAATGGTGGGCGGACTGATTTATGGATTGCTGATGCGCGAATCAAGCGAGCACACGCTGCGCCTGGCAACTGCCGTAGCGGCACTGGCAGTGAGCCAAAGCAATGTTGGTGTCACCGATCGCCCACAGTTGGCGGCGATGATGGCACGTGTTGATCTGAAACCTTTTAATTGA
- the fruB gene encoding fused PTS fructose transporter subunit IIA/HPr protein, whose protein sequence is MFQLSQQDIHLGAAAGTKEEAIRQVAAALTAAGRVGEGYVDGMLARELQTSTYLGNGIAIPHGTTDTRDLVLSTGVQVFQFPQGIAWGDDQKAYIVIGIAARSDEHLSLLRQLTHVLSDESVAEQLAKTDSAEELRSLLMGEKTAAEFRFDPQLISVDVAADSLITLQALNAGRLQQIGAVDTAFVSDVVSRKPMNLGQGIWLSDSVIGNLGNAAVVSRAANAFESEGQKVALLLTVAVSDDQPLNMLNYLGDLLKSGKADRLLTADPVGILALLTSEVEEQSEVLTAEYVIRNEHGLHARPGTALVNCIKQFNSDITVTNLDGSGKPANGRSLMKVVALGVKKGHRLRFTASGEDAELALKSIGEAVAEGLGEGA, encoded by the coding sequence ATGTTCCAGTTGTCACAGCAAGACATTCACCTGGGCGCAGCCGCAGGCACTAAAGAAGAAGCTATTCGTCAGGTGGCGGCTGCGCTTACTGCAGCAGGTCGCGTAGGCGAAGGTTATGTAGATGGAATGCTGGCCCGAGAGCTGCAAACCTCAACCTATTTGGGTAATGGCATTGCCATCCCACACGGCACAACTGATACGCGCGACTTGGTATTGAGCACCGGTGTTCAAGTATTCCAATTCCCGCAGGGCATTGCATGGGGTGACGACCAGAAGGCTTACATTGTTATCGGCATTGCTGCGCGCTCCGACGAGCATTTGTCACTTCTACGTCAACTGACACACGTGCTCAGCGATGAAAGCGTTGCTGAACAGCTGGCAAAAACGGATTCTGCGGAAGAACTTCGCAGTCTGCTGATGGGCGAAAAAACCGCCGCGGAATTCCGATTTGACCCCCAGCTGATTTCAGTGGACGTGGCGGCCGACAGCCTGATTACCCTGCAGGCCCTGAATGCCGGTCGTCTGCAGCAAATCGGCGCCGTTGATACTGCCTTCGTCAGCGATGTTGTCAGCCGTAAACCGATGAACCTCGGCCAGGGTATCTGGTTAAGCGACAGCGTTATTGGCAACCTGGGCAATGCTGCTGTCGTAAGCCGTGCTGCCAATGCTTTCGAAAGTGAAGGTCAAAAAGTGGCGCTGCTGCTGACCGTTGCCGTGAGTGATGACCAACCGCTGAACATGCTGAACTACCTCGGTGATTTGTTGAAGTCTGGCAAGGCCGATCGTTTACTCACCGCCGATCCGGTGGGCATTCTCGCTCTGCTGACCAGTGAAGTCGAAGAGCAAAGTGAAGTGCTGACGGCAGAATACGTCATTCGAAATGAGCACGGCCTTCACGCTCGTCCGGGTACAGCGCTGGTTAACTGCATCAAGCAGTTCAACAGCGATATTACCGTAACCAATCTCGACGGCAGCGGTAAACCTGCCAACGGCCGCAGCCTGATGAAAGTCGTGGCGCTGGGCGTTAAAAAAGGACATCGCCTGCGCTTTACCGCCAGCGGTGAAGACGCTGAATTAGCATTGAAATCTATCGGCGAAGCGGTTGCCGAAGGACTCGGGGAGGGCGCATGA
- a CDS encoding sugar efflux transporter, which translates to MTVSSTSARRLRLPDMTSSAFLIIAFLTGIAGALQTPTLSLFLSTEVKVSPFMVGLFFTGSAVMGIFVSQFLGTWSDKKGDRKTLILFCCILGAMGCVLFAFNRSYFLLLLVGVLLSSFGSTANPQMFALAREHADKTGREAVMFSSILRAQVSLAWVVGPPLAFALALGFGFTFMYCAAAVAFLLCGLMVRSFLPSMPKAVLTGTATLQAPRNNRRDTLMLFVACSLMWAANSIYLINMPLYVVKELHLPSKLAGMLMGSAACLEIPTMLIAGYLAKQLGKRLLMRFAVVSGVIFYASLLFFTGTAALIAIQLLNALFIGVLAGIGMLYFQDLMPGQAGAATTLFTNSTRVGWILAGSIAGLVAQFANYYAVFYAALAMVVVAVGCIWRIKEPLHAPVQAVETQQVT; encoded by the coding sequence ATGACAGTGTCTAGCACTTCCGCGCGTCGCCTTCGTCTGCCCGACATGACCTCCAGCGCCTTTTTGATTATTGCGTTTCTGACCGGCATCGCCGGTGCGCTACAAACACCGACCTTGAGCTTATTCCTAAGCACCGAAGTCAAGGTTTCACCGTTTATGGTTGGGCTGTTTTTTACCGGCAGTGCAGTAATGGGGATTTTCGTAAGCCAGTTTCTCGGCACCTGGTCTGATAAGAAAGGCGACAGGAAAACACTGATTCTGTTCTGCTGCATTCTCGGCGCGATGGGCTGTGTACTGTTTGCCTTTAATCGCAGCTATTTTCTGTTACTGCTGGTAGGCGTGCTGCTCTCAAGCTTTGGTTCTACCGCGAACCCACAGATGTTTGCCCTTGCTCGCGAGCACGCCGACAAAACGGGTCGTGAAGCGGTGATGTTCAGCTCAATACTGCGCGCACAGGTATCGTTGGCCTGGGTTGTCGGCCCGCCGCTGGCCTTTGCGCTAGCGCTAGGTTTCGGCTTTACCTTTATGTACTGCGCCGCTGCGGTGGCGTTTTTACTGTGCGGGCTCATGGTGCGCTCTTTTCTACCGTCCATGCCGAAGGCGGTATTAACCGGCACCGCCACATTACAAGCGCCGCGCAATAACCGCCGCGATACGTTAATGCTGTTTGTCGCCTGTTCACTGATGTGGGCGGCCAACAGTATTTATCTGATTAACATGCCGCTGTACGTGGTGAAAGAACTGCACTTGCCCTCAAAGCTGGCGGGTATGCTGATGGGCAGCGCGGCCTGCCTTGAGATCCCGACCATGCTGATTGCCGGATATCTGGCAAAACAGCTGGGCAAGCGCCTGCTGATGCGTTTTGCCGTGGTTAGCGGAGTAATTTTTTATGCCAGCCTACTGTTTTTCACCGGCACGGCAGCACTGATTGCCATCCAATTACTGAACGCACTGTTTATCGGCGTTTTAGCCGGCATCGGAATGCTTTATTTTCAGGATTTGATGCCGGGACAGGCGGGTGCGGCAACCACGCTGTTTACCAATTCAACACGCGTCGGCTGGATATTGGCGGGTTCAATTGCCGGATTAGTCGCCCAATTTGCCAATTATTACGCGGTGTTTTACGCCGCGCTGGCGATGGTGGTGGTTGCAGTAGGCTGTATTTGGCGCATTAAGGAACCGTTGCACGCTCCCGTTCAAGCGGTTGAAACGCAACAGGTTACTTAA